The bacterium BMS3Abin14 genome contains the following window.
AAAAACCGCATCTGCTTTTTGTTTCGACTTTTAGAAACTGATCACCCGATCTGAGTCAAGGAGCAGGTGATACAGATCATTCATTGTTGACATCGGGCATATTTCAGAACCCTCTGAATTACGCAGTTTAAGGCATGTTCCACAGGCCATGATACGTCCTCCAGCGGCCATGAAAACTTCAGTCTGCCCGCGAATGTTGAACTTTGTGTCTTCAATCTGGTCGAGTTCAACCCCTGCATTCATAAGAAAAACTGCCACCTCGTCACCTTCGTTGGTCGCGAAATTTGCCAGGCGCATGGCGTTGAATGCCACTTCAGGATCATTTGTGGAAACAACCACTCCCAATTTCATTGTTAATTCCTCCCCTTATTAGTCACCATCCCCATCCAGAGGAAACACTTTTCCCTTTTCGGGCCCTTGACAGGTAATAGTGTTCAAAGATCTTTTTGGCCCACAGCCACCGCCTGCCTTCGCTTATTCTGGGAACATTTCGTGGAGGCCGTACCGGATCAGCTTTGATGTATGCCGCCTTGTCGCCCATGTCCAGGATGCACTCGCTATACAGGTCACGGGTTTTTTTTCTCCCGACCCTGTATTTGAGCAGCAATGTTGTGGGCGGCAAAGGCTGCCATTTGCTGAGTCATGTGGCCCGTCTTTGGGAAGTTAACCGGGACCGGTGTCTCATCGACAGGCGGGAGTGCTACGGCAACGCCCATCCCGCCGACGCCGAAATGGCCGAGAAACGGTTCCGGTGTGACCATTGTCATGGGAACTTTGTGGCGAATCCGTCTTTTCCGGAGCAGATGGTCTATTTCGAACGTAAACTCATACGCCGGTCCGATACAACTCGCACCCGGGGCACATCCCACTACAACGGGGCCCGGCTTCTCCAGAAAAGCACTGAAAGCCTCCCGGGCCTCCTGGGCCTCCGAAGGTGACATAAGGGAGTGACCTGGACCATCGAACGGTCCCAAACCGGGGACGGACTCGTTGGCGCTCCGGTGCCCTGAAGCGATGACGAGATAATCGTATGAGTATTCGTCAGTTTCGGTAAAAACCTTGCATGCCTCAGGGTCGACGCTGCGCACAGTCGCATGTTCAAAATTGACATCCCTGCGTCCAAGAGGTTTTTCGAGGTCGAAGGAAATCTGACGCAGATTTTTTGACCCGATCGCAACCCAGGGAAGTGAGGGGATAAAAACGCATGTCAATACTCCCTTGATCTTTCCACAGAGAGCCCATGCGCGCACCAATCCAGGACCCCATCTTCCAGACGCACCGCATGAAATCCATTTGTTCTCAGCATCTTCACAGCCTCCACGGCCAGGACACAGTATGGCCCCCTGCAGTAGGCCGCGATCTCCTGACCCTTCGGCAGTTCAGACAGGCGCTCCGCCAGTTCCTTTAGCGGAAAAGAGATTGCGCCGGGAATATGACCGGTGCGGTACTCCTCCACCGGGCGAACGTCCAGAACTGTCACCTCACCTGCCCGAACGCGCTTCAACAACGATTCCCTGTCGACAGCCTCCAGGGCCCCGCGATCTTCAAGGAACTGATTCGTGATCTGCCGGATTTCAGCAAGCCGCCTCTCTGCCAGCAAACGCATATTCAGATAGAACTTGCAGACTGCTTCATCGGTAAGGCGGTACCTGACATACTGGCCTTCCTTTTCCCCTTCGATCAGCCGCGCGGCGCTCAGAACATGGAGATGCCGGGATGTGTTGGCCAGGGTCATCCCGGTTTCCGATGAGAGATACTCCACCGTGCGGTCACTCTGGCAGAGCAGGTCCAACAGCTCGAGGCGTTTCGGACTTGCTACCGCCTTGCCGATACGCGCTAACTGCTCATAAATGGAACTCTTGAACTTTCGTTTGGAGATCATGACTCGCCACTCCTTGCTTGCATATTCAATTGATTTATTGAATAGTAAAATATATTCGGGCCTGTGTCAAACTCAGTTGAATTTTCGGGCTTGTCTTCAAACAGACTCATATTTAAGATGAGAAAGGAAATTTTATTAATCCAGGCAGACCGTCGGAGGAGAAATGAAAAGCGAAATCTACCTCGATTACAATGCAAGCACACCCTTGGCCCCGGAAGTGATCGAAGCGATGCGCCCCTTCCTGGCCGGCTACTACGGGAACCCCTCTTCGCTTCATTTTGCCGGAGCCCCGGCGAAGGCGGCCCTGGAAAGAACAAGGGGAAAGGTGGCGGCCCTGATCGGCTGCGCACCCGGAGAGATCGTCTTCACGAGCGGGGGGAGCGAGAGCGACAATCACGCCATCAAGGGGACCTTCTTTGCCTGCGAAGGGGGCAGAAAACATGTTATCACCACCGCCGTGGAACACCCTGCGGTTATCGAGCCGATCAGATTCCTGCAGAGGCTGGGCGCTGAAGCCTCAATCGTCCCTGTGGACAAAGATGGCATGGTCGACCCGGACGATATCAGGAAGGAGATCAGGAAAGAGACCATCCTTGTATCGGTCATGCACGCCAACAACGAGGTGGGGACGATAGAACCCATAGAGGAGATATCGAGGATCACGAGGGAGTATGGGATACCCTTCCATACGGATGCTGCGCAGTCGGCGGGAAAGATCCCGGTGGACGTGGACTCCCTGGGGGTGGACCTTCTCACCATCGCCGGGCACAAGCTTTACGCGCCCAAGGGGGTGGGTGCGCTGTATGTTCGTGAGGGGACGAAGCTCGCGTCGTTTGTCCACGGCGCGGGGCACGAGGAAGGTAGAAGAGCGGGCACAGAGAGCGTACTTCTCGCCGTGGGGCTTGGCAGGGCGTGCGAGATCGCGCCGGATTTCATGAACGGGGATGTGCGTCTTTTGAGGGATCTTTTCTTCGAGAAGCTCAAGGAGATTTTCGGTGACGATATAGTCCTGAACGGCCATCCGGAGATGCGTTTGCCGAATACCCTTAACGTAAGTTTCAGGGGTAAAATGGGAAGTGCGATCCTGGATCGCCTGGATGGGGTCGCTGCATCAACCGGATCCGCCTGCCACGCCGGCGAAACAGCTCTGTCTCCTGTCCAAAAGGCTATGGGGGTTTCTGAAGAGACGGGACTGGGTGCGGTGAGATTCAGCCTGGGAAGGATGACGACAAGGGATGAAATCCTGGAGGTCGTTGAGCGGCTTAAACATGTTTAAGCAGTAGTGTCCGGTTAATAGTTGAATAAATTCAACTGGTTAATTGATCCCTCTGCTTCTTCCGTGCGATGAGAGTCTGTAAGTATCTGTAAGATTGATGTTTTTTCGAAAGTAGTGACGCTCAATATCTGTAAAATAGTGTAGAGGCTGGCTTCCAGGTTGAGGCGTTTTTTTATAATTGCCACTAACACGTAGACGGAGACAGCGATCCAGATCTGAGTTTTGACCGCGTTTTCGGAAGTTCCGTAGAAAGATTTTATCCGGAGATGCTGCTTGATCCATTTGAAGAAGAGTTCGATCTGCCAACGGCATCGGTATAGTTCGGCAATAGTTAG
Protein-coding sequences here:
- a CDS encoding putative HTH-type transcriptional regulator/MT0088 → MISKRKFKSSIYEQLARIGKAVASPKRLELLDLLCQSDRTVEYLSSETGMTLANTSRHLHVLSAARLIEGEKEGQYVRYRLTDEAVCKFYLNMRLLAERRLAEIRQITNQFLEDRGALEAVDRESLLKRVRAGEVTVLDVRPVEEYRTGHIPGAISFPLKELAERLSELPKGQEIAAYCRGPYCVLAVEAVKMLRTNGFHAVRLEDGVLDWCAHGLSVERSREY
- a CDS encoding DsrE/DsrF-like family protein, with protein sequence MKLGVVVSTNDPEVAFNAMRLANFATNEGDEVAVFLMNAGVELDQIEDTKFNIRGQTEVFMAAGGRIMACGTCLKLRNSEGSEICPMSTMNDLYHLLLDSDRVISF
- the iscS_2 gene encoding cysteine desulfurase — encoded protein: MKSEIYLDYNASTPLAPEVIEAMRPFLAGYYGNPSSLHFAGAPAKAALERTRGKVAALIGCAPGEIVFTSGGSESDNHAIKGTFFACEGGRKHVITTAVEHPAVIEPIRFLQRLGAEASIVPVDKDGMVDPDDIRKEIRKETILVSVMHANNEVGTIEPIEEISRITREYGIPFHTDAAQSAGKIPVDVDSLGVDLLTIAGHKLYAPKGVGALYVREGTKLASFVHGAGHEEGRRAGTESVLLAVGLGRACEIAPDFMNGDVRLLRDLFFEKLKEIFGDDIVLNGHPEMRLPNTLNVSFRGKMGSAILDRLDGVAASTGSACHAGETALSPVQKAMGVSEETGLGAVRFSLGRMTTRDEILEVVERLKHV